One segment of Macrotis lagotis isolate mMagLag1 chromosome 1, bilby.v1.9.chrom.fasta, whole genome shotgun sequence DNA contains the following:
- the LOC141506378 gene encoding uncharacterized protein LOC141506378 isoform X2, translating into MMEGTTEGRRKKRPGCYRRGWRPPGPDMCDLIASDKSPDFVEKLTHKYKGTFTRELFQKSSDVKLQGDHKKNRMEFTEGIIREFLDPYDGDSEDIPNLSDSSLNYCSLGDMSCSGVSNSLNSHILEDVTIEDSTFVKSSELAKSSSWTFPALETNDVYMRPMSELKLPVEIISQELKDCSARLAEPSDLCMDSRIITEVQGPRLEHSWLMNIDSPKSVRHMENTARVPLQPARLIYDKDIKLYKPSLFKRKLELPHSECEKIKRIKQHMA; encoded by the exons ATGATGGAGGGGACAACGGAGGGCAGGAGAAAGAAGAGACCGGGATGTTATAGGAGGGGTTGGAGGCCACCAGGTCCAG ACATGTGCGATCTGATAGCTTCAGATAAAAGCCCAGATTTTGTGGAGAAATTGACTCACAAATACAAG GGTACCTTCACACGAGAACTATTTCAAAAATCAAGTGACGTGAAACTTCAA GGTGATCACAAAAAGAATCGCATGGAATTCACAGAAGGCATCATAAGAGAG TTTTTAGATCCTTATGATGGTGACTCTGAAGATATACCAAATCTTTCAGACAGCAGTTTGAATTATTGTTCCCTTGGGGACATGAGCTGCAGTGGAGTTTCAAATTCACTGAACTCACACATCCTAGAAGATGTTACTATCGAAGACTCCACCTTTGTGAAAAGTTCAGAACTTGCCAAATCTTCCAGCTGGACTTTTCCAGCATTAGAAACAAATGACGTATACATGCGGCCAATGAGTGAATTGAAATTGCCTGTAGAGATCATCAGTCAAGAGTTGAAAGATTGTTCTGCGAGACTTGCAGAGCCATCTGACTTGTGTATGGATTCTAGAATAATTACTGAGGTGCAGGGGCCAAGGTTAGAACATTCCTGGCTCATGAATATTGATTCTCCTAAATCTGTAAGACACATGGAAAACACAGCAAGAGTGCCTTTGCAGCCTGCTAGGCTCATATATGATAAGGACATTAAGTTGTATAAGCCATCACTGTTCAAGAGAAAACTGGAACTACCACATTCAGAgtgtgaaaaaattaaaagaataaaacagcATATGGCATGA
- the LOC141506378 gene encoding uncharacterized protein LOC141506378 isoform X1, whose translation MMEGTTEGRRKKRPGCYRRGWRPPGPDMCDLIASDKSPDFVEKLTHKYKQKCKIESSTDSESETTAEGTFTRELFQKSSDVKLQGDHKKNRMEFTEGIIREFLDPYDGDSEDIPNLSDSSLNYCSLGDMSCSGVSNSLNSHILEDVTIEDSTFVKSSELAKSSSWTFPALETNDVYMRPMSELKLPVEIISQELKDCSARLAEPSDLCMDSRIITEVQGPRLEHSWLMNIDSPKSVRHMENTARVPLQPARLIYDKDIKLYKPSLFKRKLELPHSECEKIKRIKQHMA comes from the exons ATGATGGAGGGGACAACGGAGGGCAGGAGAAAGAAGAGACCGGGATGTTATAGGAGGGGTTGGAGGCCACCAGGTCCAG ACATGTGCGATCTGATAGCTTCAGATAAAAGCCCAGATTTTGTGGAGAAATTGACTCACAAATACAAG caaaaatgCAAAATCGAGTCAAGTACTGATTCTGAATCTGAGACCACTGCAGAG GGTACCTTCACACGAGAACTATTTCAAAAATCAAGTGACGTGAAACTTCAA GGTGATCACAAAAAGAATCGCATGGAATTCACAGAAGGCATCATAAGAGAG TTTTTAGATCCTTATGATGGTGACTCTGAAGATATACCAAATCTTTCAGACAGCAGTTTGAATTATTGTTCCCTTGGGGACATGAGCTGCAGTGGAGTTTCAAATTCACTGAACTCACACATCCTAGAAGATGTTACTATCGAAGACTCCACCTTTGTGAAAAGTTCAGAACTTGCCAAATCTTCCAGCTGGACTTTTCCAGCATTAGAAACAAATGACGTATACATGCGGCCAATGAGTGAATTGAAATTGCCTGTAGAGATCATCAGTCAAGAGTTGAAAGATTGTTCTGCGAGACTTGCAGAGCCATCTGACTTGTGTATGGATTCTAGAATAATTACTGAGGTGCAGGGGCCAAGGTTAGAACATTCCTGGCTCATGAATATTGATTCTCCTAAATCTGTAAGACACATGGAAAACACAGCAAGAGTGCCTTTGCAGCCTGCTAGGCTCATATATGATAAGGACATTAAGTTGTATAAGCCATCACTGTTCAAGAGAAAACTGGAACTACCACATTCAGAgtgtgaaaaaattaaaagaataaaacagcATATGGCATGA
- the LOC141506378 gene encoding uncharacterized protein LOC141506378 isoform X5 encodes MADQRQDRRSCIREAFSVISTRVGIKKGQRKMLHRFKGDHKKNRMEFTEGIIREFLDPYDGDSEDIPNLSDSSLNYCSLGDMSCSGVSNSLNSHILEDVTIEDSTFVKSSELAKSSSWTFPALETNDVYMRPMSELKLPVEIISQELKDCSARLAEPSDLCMDSRIITEVQGPRLEHSWLMNIDSPKSVRHMENTARVPLQPARLIYDKDIKLYKPSLFKRKLELPHSECEKIKRIKQHMA; translated from the exons ATGGCTGATCAAAGGCAGGACAGGCGTAGCTGCATCCGAGAAGCATTCAGTGTTATCAGCACCAGGGTTGGCATCAAGAAGGGGCAGAGAAAAATGCTCCATCGTTTTAAG GGTGATCACAAAAAGAATCGCATGGAATTCACAGAAGGCATCATAAGAGAG TTTTTAGATCCTTATGATGGTGACTCTGAAGATATACCAAATCTTTCAGACAGCAGTTTGAATTATTGTTCCCTTGGGGACATGAGCTGCAGTGGAGTTTCAAATTCACTGAACTCACACATCCTAGAAGATGTTACTATCGAAGACTCCACCTTTGTGAAAAGTTCAGAACTTGCCAAATCTTCCAGCTGGACTTTTCCAGCATTAGAAACAAATGACGTATACATGCGGCCAATGAGTGAATTGAAATTGCCTGTAGAGATCATCAGTCAAGAGTTGAAAGATTGTTCTGCGAGACTTGCAGAGCCATCTGACTTGTGTATGGATTCTAGAATAATTACTGAGGTGCAGGGGCCAAGGTTAGAACATTCCTGGCTCATGAATATTGATTCTCCTAAATCTGTAAGACACATGGAAAACACAGCAAGAGTGCCTTTGCAGCCTGCTAGGCTCATATATGATAAGGACATTAAGTTGTATAAGCCATCACTGTTCAAGAGAAAACTGGAACTACCACATTCAGAgtgtgaaaaaattaaaagaataaaacagcATATGGCATGA
- the LOC141506378 gene encoding uncharacterized protein LOC141506378 isoform X6, which produces MMEGTTEGRRKKRPGCYRRGWRPPGPDMCDLIASDKSPDFVEKLTHKYKQKCKIESSTDSESETTAEGTFTRELFQKSSDVKLQGDHKKNRMEFTEGIIRECFADS; this is translated from the exons ATGATGGAGGGGACAACGGAGGGCAGGAGAAAGAAGAGACCGGGATGTTATAGGAGGGGTTGGAGGCCACCAGGTCCAG ACATGTGCGATCTGATAGCTTCAGATAAAAGCCCAGATTTTGTGGAGAAATTGACTCACAAATACAAG caaaaatgCAAAATCGAGTCAAGTACTGATTCTGAATCTGAGACCACTGCAGAG GGTACCTTCACACGAGAACTATTTCAAAAATCAAGTGACGTGAAACTTCAA GGTGATCACAAAAAGAATCGCATGGAATTCACAGAAGGCATCATAAGAGAG TGCTTTGCAGATTCATAG
- the LOC141506378 gene encoding uncharacterized protein LOC141506378 isoform X3: MCDLIASDKSPDFVEKLTHKYKQKCKIESSTDSESETTAEGTFTRELFQKSSDVKLQGDHKKNRMEFTEGIIREFLDPYDGDSEDIPNLSDSSLNYCSLGDMSCSGVSNSLNSHILEDVTIEDSTFVKSSELAKSSSWTFPALETNDVYMRPMSELKLPVEIISQELKDCSARLAEPSDLCMDSRIITEVQGPRLEHSWLMNIDSPKSVRHMENTARVPLQPARLIYDKDIKLYKPSLFKRKLELPHSECEKIKRIKQHMA; encoded by the exons ATGTGCGATCTGATAGCTTCAGATAAAAGCCCAGATTTTGTGGAGAAATTGACTCACAAATACAAG caaaaatgCAAAATCGAGTCAAGTACTGATTCTGAATCTGAGACCACTGCAGAG GGTACCTTCACACGAGAACTATTTCAAAAATCAAGTGACGTGAAACTTCAA GGTGATCACAAAAAGAATCGCATGGAATTCACAGAAGGCATCATAAGAGAG TTTTTAGATCCTTATGATGGTGACTCTGAAGATATACCAAATCTTTCAGACAGCAGTTTGAATTATTGTTCCCTTGGGGACATGAGCTGCAGTGGAGTTTCAAATTCACTGAACTCACACATCCTAGAAGATGTTACTATCGAAGACTCCACCTTTGTGAAAAGTTCAGAACTTGCCAAATCTTCCAGCTGGACTTTTCCAGCATTAGAAACAAATGACGTATACATGCGGCCAATGAGTGAATTGAAATTGCCTGTAGAGATCATCAGTCAAGAGTTGAAAGATTGTTCTGCGAGACTTGCAGAGCCATCTGACTTGTGTATGGATTCTAGAATAATTACTGAGGTGCAGGGGCCAAGGTTAGAACATTCCTGGCTCATGAATATTGATTCTCCTAAATCTGTAAGACACATGGAAAACACAGCAAGAGTGCCTTTGCAGCCTGCTAGGCTCATATATGATAAGGACATTAAGTTGTATAAGCCATCACTGTTCAAGAGAAAACTGGAACTACCACATTCAGAgtgtgaaaaaattaaaagaataaaacagcATATGGCATGA
- the LOC141506378 gene encoding uncharacterized protein LOC141506378 isoform X4, translated as MCDLIASDKSPDFVEKLTHKYKGTFTRELFQKSSDVKLQGDHKKNRMEFTEGIIREFLDPYDGDSEDIPNLSDSSLNYCSLGDMSCSGVSNSLNSHILEDVTIEDSTFVKSSELAKSSSWTFPALETNDVYMRPMSELKLPVEIISQELKDCSARLAEPSDLCMDSRIITEVQGPRLEHSWLMNIDSPKSVRHMENTARVPLQPARLIYDKDIKLYKPSLFKRKLELPHSECEKIKRIKQHMA; from the exons ATGTGCGATCTGATAGCTTCAGATAAAAGCCCAGATTTTGTGGAGAAATTGACTCACAAATACAAG GGTACCTTCACACGAGAACTATTTCAAAAATCAAGTGACGTGAAACTTCAA GGTGATCACAAAAAGAATCGCATGGAATTCACAGAAGGCATCATAAGAGAG TTTTTAGATCCTTATGATGGTGACTCTGAAGATATACCAAATCTTTCAGACAGCAGTTTGAATTATTGTTCCCTTGGGGACATGAGCTGCAGTGGAGTTTCAAATTCACTGAACTCACACATCCTAGAAGATGTTACTATCGAAGACTCCACCTTTGTGAAAAGTTCAGAACTTGCCAAATCTTCCAGCTGGACTTTTCCAGCATTAGAAACAAATGACGTATACATGCGGCCAATGAGTGAATTGAAATTGCCTGTAGAGATCATCAGTCAAGAGTTGAAAGATTGTTCTGCGAGACTTGCAGAGCCATCTGACTTGTGTATGGATTCTAGAATAATTACTGAGGTGCAGGGGCCAAGGTTAGAACATTCCTGGCTCATGAATATTGATTCTCCTAAATCTGTAAGACACATGGAAAACACAGCAAGAGTGCCTTTGCAGCCTGCTAGGCTCATATATGATAAGGACATTAAGTTGTATAAGCCATCACTGTTCAAGAGAAAACTGGAACTACCACATTCAGAgtgtgaaaaaattaaaagaataaaacagcATATGGCATGA